CTCCACATTCTTCTGGAAATATTATCCTGTTCTTCCTGGGAGAAGGAGCCACCCAAAATCTCTACtatgtggtctggagtcacatgtaggccagaccaggtaagggcagcaaatttcctttcctgaaggacgttagtgagccagatgggttttaatgacaatccagtggttttgtgAGTATTATTATAGGTAGCATTTTAAAATatagatttaattaattaattgaatttaaacttCCCAGCTACTGTGAAGGAACCTAGATCACCTGTCCAGATTTCTGGGTTGCTAATCTGTGAACGTAAACACCAAGTTAACAATCACTTTGTAAACTATGTTTAATATTTGACATATAAACCACCTTATCTCCTGACTTGTAGGAGTTGACTCTGGAGTTTCTTTGAGCACCAGGTATCTATACGATGCCGAATGATCAATGTTCATGTTCTATCACAGACAGCGAGTGTTAGTGCTGGCATTCAGCTACACAAGGCGTCAAAGACAGACCCTGCTTTCACCTGTACACCCTCCAGCAAGCAGTCAATGAATAATTACATTGAATGGAAGCCTGGTGACGAGGTCTTTCCTTCATTTTCCCACATCTGGAGGTCTACccaaccctctctccctccaaatGCAATCATGTAGTCCAACACTGACAAAGAATGAAACCCAGGACCTTTTGGATTCCTTGGCTAAGTTTATTGCAGTCACCAAGGGAGCttttctgaaaatatttgatACTTGCATGTTAAATTTAGCTTCTGGTATTAGCACCTCTAGAAGAATGTCAGACTAAATAACATAGTgcagagtccattcagcccactatgtctgtgtccGCTCTTTGAAAGAGATCTCCCATTAGACCCCACTCTATCCCCACTGTCCGACAAGTTTTTCTTTTCTAAAGATTTACTTAATtccttttcaaaatctgcatCTGAACCTGGCTGAACCAACCTTTCAAATAGTGTGTTTTAGATCACAAGACTCAGTGGCGAAAGGAAAGTACATTTCTTTAACCAATTATTTTCCCTTTGGACACCAAGCATGTTGCAAGCTAATCTTTCCAATCTTTTATAGTTTTGAACATAACAGTGAAATCCTTCCTTAACCTTTTTCTTCATTGCAGATGAGATTATGTGAAGGTGCCATTTGACGCATCAGAAGTGTTGAACTGtgagccctcctcctcctcctgctgttGCGGTTTTAAAAATAACGTCCCATTTTCCCAACACTTAATGAACCTCTCCCTGTGCAGAAGGCAGGACTAAAATTAAAGTCAAGTTGTTATCTTGAAAACACTTTGAACTAAGCAATTTGGATCTGGGTGGACACCAATCTATCATTAAGTCCTGTGTTTATGGTGATATCTGTTACTGTATCTAATGTCCCCAGACCAATCTAAAGGTCACTCATTTGCTGGTTGGTTTTGAATCCAACAAAACAAAGTTGCTCAATCACAAAGCTTATTTTGTTGGGTTCATGGAAGCCACAGAGagagtttgtttaaaaaaacaattcatgCATTTTTAAATCCCAGATTCCTCTCTTTCCAACTTTTGTTGATTCTGAAGAGTGCCAACAGCCCAATCATCCATGAGTGGTAGCTGATCAACTCTAGAGGGCATCATCATTGATCGTTAGTCTGGATCACCTTAACTAAGACAGCAGTTGTGAGTCAGTGAGGTAGACTCAACAGCCACAGGCCTGGATTCCTGCCTCCAATCCACACAGGCACACTCTTCAGTAGGTACTGTAGTGAGTGTAAAAGTGGCACAGCTACCAGGGAACTCAACCTCCAATCTCACCACAGCTTGGGTTTGggaattcaatttaaaaaaacaagaaatcTAGGAATAAGAAAGCAGTTAGAATGTCATAAAGACCCAAGTGGTTTACTTGTGTCCTTTTGGTGAGGGCAGCAGGTTTTCTTCCTTGGATTGGGCATATACGCGACTCCACTCCAACACCCATGCTTAACATTAACCCAGCAAGTCATTGGGCAGCAGTAGCAATGCCAAAGTCCTTAAAATAGGTGCACCAAGGCCAAATGCAGCACTCCTGTTATGACCTCAGCTAAATGTGGACCACTTTTAGGAACTGTGGAGAGTGTGCAGTAGTAGTGACGAAAGGTTATGGAGAGAACCTCTCGGTGCACTGATAGCAGCCTGAACGTCACAAAACTTTGCCTGTGAGTCAGAAATGTCTACAACAACACACATTAGCAAAGGCATTTCCAAATGGCGGTGTTTACCTTCCTAAGGCCAAGTTAATTTTGGTGTCCACTTGTCTCATCTCTTCCTGCATCACCTCCTCTGCTCGGCGAAGCTCGTCCGCAACCTTCTCTGACTTCAGCAAACTCTGCTCAGCCTCTTTTAGAGTGGAGAGGATTAAGGAAAAGCAGAGAGGCATAATGCTGTTAAGAGGACATGAACAGCAGCAGGAAAAGGCCACATGGATCCTTGAACTTGCTCCCTTACTTCCACTGCAACACCTGCCCTATTGACTCACATAGTCCAAAACCATACCTTTTACATGAATCCATATTCTGAAAGGCAATGGGCTTGAATTTTAAACCTTCTGTGCAAATTCCAGTCAATAGTACTCAACAACAACATTACCATTTCTACTGCACCTTCAACATGGCAAACTGTCCGAGGGTGTATCACCGCAGTACCTTCAGACAAGAATTGACTCAGACCCAAATACTGagaacagacacaagagactgcagatgctggaatctggagccaaaaacagaCCACtgaaggatctcagcaggtcaggcagcatctatggaaggaaataaacagtggatgtttcaggtccatatgaagggtctcgattccAAAcgtcactgtccatttccctccacaggttctgcctgacctgccaaatttctcctgcagtttgtttttttttaaaaaagagaatagACACTCAGTCAGCGAGCAAGGCTTTGTGGAGGATCTTAAAGGattgagacagagagaggggaatggTTAAAGGAAAGGATTCCAAAGCATGGGCTCAGCAACTGAAAGCATGACCGTCAGTGATGAAGCGATTAAGTTTGGTGATATTTAAGAGGCCAGAATTCAAGGAGCACATAGTATTCAGAACCTTACAGGGCCAGAAAAGATTAGAAAGATGAGAACTTAATACACGAGGTCTGGTCACCTGGAAATTAATACAAGGGAGTAGCAAGACGTGCTTGTCGAACAGATTTGATGCAGTCAGGATGCAGAGATTTGGACAGTTACAGGAGGGTAGAATGATGAAGACAGAACAGGGCTCTGAGATACCTCGAGGAGATGACTGATGCTGTATGAATATAGAAATTGTACAGCAGGCAAGGCTGCATATCTGAAGAGAGACAAAGTTAACGATTCACATTggtaacctgaaacattaattttgcttctctgtccacagatgctgcctgacctgctgagtatatccagcattcttTACATAGAATCAATTATTCACACTTTGGACTGGCAGTGCTAGTCAGGGATGTAAAACCCTGATCCACTGTGCATTTTACACATATTAATGAACTCCAATTAAAGATGGGAATACTTTTTTCACTCATTTGTGAGAGGCGAAATGGACATTTACCAATAAAACTCGAACTGTCAAGcctaattatgtttttctttctgtCCAGTGAAGTGGGGGAGATTGCAAAAGGAGCAGTGGAGCATTTCTGTGGAACTGCCCAACAGTAGCAGCTAAGCAAAATGCAAggaaatagaatataaaagccaaGAGGTTACGCTACTATGATATCCAACaccagttaggccacagctagaatactgtgtatagtttcAATCACCACACTTTAagaaaaatgtgattgcactggagagggtgcagtgggcATTTACAAACATGTTACCAGCACTGGAAAAATTTTAGCTACCAGGGAAGACTGGATAGCctggaattgttttctttggaattgaGGAGGCCAAGGAGAAAATTAATTGAGGTGAAGAAAATTAAGTGGGAGTTTAGATAAATGGAAAGGACCATAGCAAAGGAGTCCAAAGCCAGggagcagagatttaaagtaattggaatattattgccacatgcaccaaCATACAGTCAAGAGCTTTTGTTTGtaggccatccagacagatcatccatatacaagtacatcgaggtagtaaaaaaggaaaagcagaatgcagaatatagtgttacagttaaagtgtGGTACGGGTacaaagatgagaggggagaggaggaaaagcttctcattcagaaaataaaagtctggaactcactgcccgaaAGAGCCTTAGAGGTAAAAAGCGTcatcaaatttaaaaaatacttggatgTGTCAGTGAAGAGTTGTGAGCTGCAGGAGTCCAGTGCTGGAAGACGGGGTTAGGCTGGGTGCTCTTTCACAATGGGCTCGAACATGGTCGGCTCCTCATGGCAAACCTATGATTCTAAACAACTTCTAACTCAGATTCCCAGTGTAGCATCAGATTTAAGTTTTTGCCAAAGCATTCTAGCTGCATAACCCTGTGCAGTTCAATCAGCTGAGCAAAAGGATATTTCTCAAGTTCCAGTAGAGCTTTGCCCAGTGTGAGGAACATGGTGATCAAACAACGGAGgatctccctcctctcctcctcaaaTGCTGGAAGCTGAGTGTTGGCATACATGATGTCTTTGGCCTTTTCGCAGTGCTGTTTGGCTTGCAGAGCCTGTCCTGTGGGAATAGTACTGCATGTCAAAGAAATGCTGTGCAACCTTCCTCAATTAGCCCCTTTCACTacagatagggtcgtaaagagagattttggcactttggccttcataaatcagggtattgagtaaaggagttgggatgttatgctgaatttgtacgagacattggtgaggctaaatttagagtattgtgtgcagttctggtcacctacctacaggaaacatatcaataagattgaaagcatgcagagcagatttacaaggatttgctgggacttgaggacccgagttatagagaaaggttgaataggttaggactttattccctggagtgcaggagaatgaggggagatcttatggagttatacagaattatgagtCTGAATAACCTCAGAAttatgcatgcaggcttttccccctcgggttgggtgagactagaactagaggtcatagctgtagggtgaaaggtgaaatatttaaggggaatcttcttccctcagagggtagtgcgagtgtggaacaagctgccagtggaagtggcagatgcaggttcaattgttacatttaagagaagtttggatagatacatagatgggaggggtttggagggatatggtctgggtgcaggtagatgggactgggcagaagatcaagCCAGCatgactagatgggccaaagggccggtttcggtgctgtagtactctgactctacTTCTCTTTTATATATATGCAGTGAGCTGTAATGATCAGAAAAATGATGATTCTCTAGTTACATTTAATTGTTAAAAAATAACTGAAAGGTAATAAACTGTTGAGAAGATTAggtgagtgggattaattggatggCTTTATCAAAGAGCAAGCACAGCAAGTATGGACCGAATGTCCTCATCCTGTGGTGTGTCATTCTACAATACGAGCAAGCCGTCAGGCTGGGTTGGATGGAGAGTGACGTGCCAGCAGCAGCTGGGGTGGCCACCCGCCAGGAGGCTGGTAAGAGTTCTCAACACTCTTCTCCAAATATTCTCGCCGTCACACTTTATATTTAGAGGGCAGATTGGTGGGTGTCGGGAAGTGGGTGCAATGATTTACTGCAGGACAGTGGTAAATGGATGAGGCAAGATATAGAAACATCACATTTATTAATGGAGTGGGTTGTTTTTGTAGCAGGAACATTTTAACCAGTATATTATGTATCACTACACAGAAGCCTCCAGTGGTCTAGGGTTTCACTGTACCCGAGATTCAAACTTTGACTATTCAACCTCAGGACAGTGATGTGGTGAGCCTCCTTTTGACTGCACCCAACATTCAGAGACAAACAGAAGGAGAAAACTCAGCAGTTTTCACTCCCTCTACTTATTAGATAGAGGCAGGATGTAACACATTGACAgatgtgtggggaggggaggaggcggATGCAGGGAATGTGCACAGTCACTACCTCACTGTCTCCAATATCATCCACGCACATTCGTGGTAAATAACCAATGCACATCAACCTGATACTGTGAGGAATGGAAATCAAAAGAagtgtgcatttatatagtactgtCCACAACCTCCAGGACTCCTCAAATTATTGAGTTGACTGCAAGGCATTTGGGGCATCCTGGAGTGTAATACAAGTACCACGTAATGGCAACACTGGTAGAACATCCCCAAGTCTTCTACAGCAGCATTAtaaacaaaatctgaaatgagGGCACACATTGGGAAGGCAACAAGAGCTTGGTCAGAATTAAGTTTTAAGGAAACTcttagaggaggagagagaggcagagagattggtgtggggggtgggagagagtgaTATTCCACAATGTAgagcttggcagctgaaggcctgGCAGCAACAATGGAgtaattaaaaaggaaaagatgcagAGATGTTGGAAGGATGCGTAGCTGGAGGagatcagagagagagggaggagagagaacatGAAGGATTTGAGTTCTCTCCCTTGTTGAACTGTGAAGTTATGACACTGCTAGACCAGAGGCACTATAATCAGGAAGCatggaggtgatcggtggacagGAATCGGTGTTCATTAGGATAGAGGGACTAGAGGTGTGGATTAGGTTCCagagagaaggatgagggaggctAGTCAGGAGATATTGGACTAGGCAAAAGCATTTCAGCAGAAGACAAGGCATAGATGGAAGAGGGTGACATTACATTGAAGGAAATATTCACGAGGAGACACAGGACAGAAGCTTCCACCTGCCTTTAAGGTCCAGGTAGCCTTTTGCTAGGTTGATATGGGCATGAGCCATCCGCCAGTGGAAGTCCCCAAAACTGATCCTTGCCAAGGCCAGACAACGCATCAGTTCTTGTACAGCAGGCACCTCCTACAGCAAAAGAAAACGACAAGCTCAAGACAGAACAAAGTGACACAAACAGAACAGTtactgctgcttcctcacagctccagtgacaggggtttgatcctgaacttgggtgctgCCTGCGTGGACTTTGCACGCTCCCTCTGACTCTGTGGGTTTTCTcagggttctctggtttccttctacatcccaaagaggtgcaggttggtaggttaatcggccgctgtaaattaacCCCAATTGTAAGTCAGTGGGAGAAAGAATTAAAGTGGAGGTGATGGACGTGGTGGAGTGGGGCTTGGCCAATCTCTctccaaacgcaggaaattgggactagctgggtggacaacatggttggctgggactggttgggccaaagggcctgtatccgtactCTATGAGTCATGTCTATCGAGCTTGCACATAAACCcatttctgcttctttgtctcCTCCATTAGCCCCTGCTATCACCCTTTATGTCATttaacctcttccctttccattcTTATCACACACctccccttttgttctctctgcccttcCCTGCTTTCACTTGTTTTATCTCCAACTTCCTCAATTCTGATGGAAGGCCATTGACGTGAAACattcattgtttctctctctgcagatgctgcctgacctgctgagcattcttcACCTCAGATTTCTGTGGCGTATTTTTCCTGTGTTACACCTTGGTCTCCCCCACAGGAGAAACTAAGTTCTACCTAGTCAAACCCCTACAGATCTCCACCACCCGCTGAAGTCTTGAATCTGTTCATTCAGTCTTGGCAGATGTAACCTCTCAGTtcataaaaaaaatgtattgcacagaatgaggccattgagcccattgtgtctgtactgGTCAAAAATAAAAGAGCTAATCCAGCCGAATCCCACCTTCCAGTAGTGGGTCTGTTCTCCTGCAGTCTTCACGTACACCTTCCAGAGCtggttaaatgtgatgagggtttctgactCTCCCACGCTTTCAAGACAGCGAGTTCCACACCTCAagcaccctctaggtgaaaacaAATGTCCTAACCCTCTTACCAATTGCTTTAAACCTAGTCCCGCTGGACTTTGACGCCTCTCCtaagagaaacaggtccttcctatTTTTTTGTCCCTCTGTCTAGTTCCCTCTTAATTTTAAAGAGCTCAATTAGACCTCCCCTCAGCCTtgagttccaaagaaaataactgcAGCCTATTCCAACCATTACCAGTTCTGGTGAACCTGCCTTGTAAATCACTTTCACACCTTCTCAAGTGCCTCCTTACCCTATTTATAAAGTGGAAACAGTATGCATTGATAGGCCCATCCTACCTCCCCATTAGCAGAGTGCATCCTCGCTCTCTGTTCAGCCTGTGCCAGCTTTTCCTCTGGCAGGATCATGATTGCCACTTCCTTCAAGGCATTTCTCTGCTTCCGTCTGACCCGGGCACTTCCGTTCAGTGTGCTGGGTGTCTCAGAACTTCCTGAGCTTGTTCTAGTGTCACAGTATCTGGACGATAGGAAGAGAGTGACCTGTGTCTGTCCTTCATCAATACAGGACAATGCATGGTTTAAAATCATAATGTGACTCTGTGTTTACTTTTCGGCTCAATCGTCAACCTTAGTTTCACTCAAAAACCCTTTACACAACTTTAGGGCATCCTAGGGCCACTGCCAGTGAAACACCAGGAACAATGGAAATACTTAGCGGGTCAAGTGGCTACTGTGGGAAGTGGAACAGAGTCAAtggttcaagtcaatgacctttcaccaaaaACCCCACAACAGTGAAGAAAGGTCTCGATCTGAACCATCaactctttctctccacagatgctgactgacctgctgaatacttctagcactctgtttttatttcagatttctaacatttcgcttgcttttgtttttaaaaagttttttttgaagcGGTCACTACTGTGTTTTGGGAAACGTGATAGTTAGTTCCACGTGGCAAGGTCTCatcaacagcaatgtgataaatactggccaggacaCAGTGGACAAACCCCTCTGCAATAACGACATAGGGTCTTTTACTTCCAACTGAGGGAGCAGACAAGGCCACCACTCACACCCAAAAGAtgagacagtgcagcactctgtgCACCAGGAGCATCAGCCAAGTTGTTGTGCAAACAAACTGCAAAGAGATGGAAGCTCAGTTCCATTTATTTTTTGTTACTGCACAAAGGATGAATGTTATCCAGGGAACTGGGAGTCCCTCGTCTTTGTAGTGCATTGGCACAGCACAGTCGCATCAGTCTGGACTTTGGGAAAACCCTCAGATCCTACAACAATCCAACTCAAAAAGCATTATTAATAGATGCTATCTGCTAATTCATTTATTTACCAAACTAACACAAACTCTTTAAGTGATTAATGAaggcaatattttaaaaaaagtttaaaagattaaagaatgtaaaataatattttttaaatctcaTAAATTGGAAGCATgcaaaggttagagcccatggtcACAGCAACCTAGTCTTTGTCAGTAggttgtgggtttcctccatttaTATTTCATAATATTGATAAAAACGAGCccatcaaatatttctttttaaatttgcttCTCTTTTGAAATCTTCTAGTAAGATATTTGAAGTCTCAAGCATAACTAcaacagagagtggtagcaggCAATTCAGCTGTGGAAAGCATCATGTCAGAGACTCATACACAGACATGCTCTTCAGTGTAGCACTAAGGAGGTGCTGCATTGCcagaagtgctgtctttcagttGCAATGTTAAAATGAGGCTCTGCCTGCCCTCTCAGTGGAAGTAAACAATCCCACAGCCACCATTACAAGGAAGAATATTCAGGCTGTCCAGGTCAACATTTATCATGAAGTAATCGAagtatacagcatagaaactggcccttcggcccatcacaccCATACCAaatatccatactaatcccaatCAATCAACCAAGATACCTAAAAGATACAATTTAGTCATACTGAACTGATCATGCAATAAATTTCATATATGCAAAACATAAATCCTAAACTCCAAATCGAAAAATGACAATCAATAGTTTGGGGGAACTCAGTTTTTGTATCTGAAACTATTTTGCCCAATAAATATTCTGCAATTTGCTAAAGCATCAAAAATATGACCAATAAGGAGAAAATGAACTCCAGCTTAAAATATACAGTCATGCTAACTTTTAGAACAGTTTAAATGACCCAAACTCACTGTGTTTCTGCTCCTGGGGAATTTATTCTCGATGAAACTTCACTGGCCAAATCCTCCTCTGCGCTGCTCATAATGGAAATTAAAAAATACTTATTACCTCCTCGATTTAATTTAAAAGCGCGTTTTCTGCTTAATGCACCTTTTTGGCGCCATAATCTTGTTGAACGGAGGGCTGAACATTTTGCAAGAAACTAAAC
The Pristis pectinata isolate sPriPec2 chromosome 32, sPriPec2.1.pri, whole genome shotgun sequence DNA segment above includes these coding regions:
- the ttc23 gene encoding tetratricopeptide repeat protein 23 isoform X2 produces the protein MSSAEEDLASEVSSRINSPGAETQYCDTRTSSGSSETPSTLNGSARVRRKQRNALKEVAIMILPEEKLAQAEQRARMHSANGEEVPAVQELMRCLALARISFGDFHWRMAHAHINLAKGYLDLKGQALQAKQHCEKAKDIMYANTQLPAFEEERREILRCLITMFLTLGKALLELENLKEAEQSLLKSEKVADELRRAEEVMQEEMRQVDTKINLALGRLHMKESRWNKAVASYQKALGLVQLDKGEKSMECVSIYQDLAAAELAGGGHDMRVQYLLQAHSIVLTNAPSGEEEGKITLALAEAYTSTGRAEDHDIAEQYYQQSLQCYQAAMGPEHPSSLSVLDSYSRFLILTKNYLGASKLLQESLPAKLSTFGDFSAEVEETYRLFGGIELAQGHQKAAFKKFKRMLPDLTGVSAICYF